In Bacillus sp. Cs-700, one genomic interval encodes:
- a CDS encoding BMP family ABC transporter substrate-binding protein: MKKKYGFMLSAVLAAGTLLSACGTNDANNESSGGGSSEGDSNNFKVAMVTDTGGVDDKSFNQSAWEGLQQFGKDNGLEEDKGYKYVQSTAASDYQPNLSGLIREDYNLIFGIGFLMQQDIQTIATQKPEAQLALVDSVAVNENDEPMENVASITFKEHQGSFLVGVIAGMQSESNKVGFVGGVDSELIKKFESGFKAGVKSVNPDAEIFTQYADDFNAAEKGQQIAATLYDKGADIIYHAAGGTGNGVFTEAKNRAKNGEKVWVIGVDRDQHEEGMPENVTLTSMVKRVDTAVIEVSKQTMDGNFPGGQVTEFGLEEDGVGIAETQENVSEEALQKVEEYKEQIQSGELEVPSTDEEYKEFESSL; the protein is encoded by the coding sequence ATGAAGAAGAAGTACGGTTTTATGTTGTCAGCTGTTTTAGCTGCTGGAACGCTTTTATCTGCTTGTGGGACAAACGATGCGAACAATGAAAGTTCAGGCGGCGGGAGCAGTGAAGGTGACAGCAACAACTTTAAAGTGGCTATGGTAACAGATACTGGCGGTGTAGATGATAAATCATTTAACCAATCTGCTTGGGAAGGTCTTCAGCAGTTTGGTAAAGATAATGGCCTTGAGGAAGATAAAGGCTACAAATATGTGCAATCCACTGCAGCAAGTGATTATCAACCAAACCTATCAGGTTTGATTCGTGAAGATTATAACTTGATCTTTGGTATTGGATTTCTTATGCAGCAAGACATTCAAACGATTGCGACACAAAAGCCTGAAGCGCAGCTAGCACTTGTTGATAGTGTTGCGGTTAATGAGAATGATGAGCCGATGGAAAACGTTGCGAGCATTACATTTAAAGAGCATCAAGGATCTTTCCTAGTGGGTGTTATCGCAGGGATGCAGTCTGAATCAAATAAAGTTGGCTTCGTTGGTGGAGTGGACTCTGAATTAATTAAAAAGTTTGAAAGTGGATTTAAAGCAGGAGTGAAATCGGTTAATCCGGATGCTGAGATTTTCACACAGTATGCAGATGATTTCAACGCAGCTGAAAAAGGCCAACAAATTGCGGCAACGCTTTATGATAAAGGCGCAGATATCATTTATCATGCTGCTGGCGGAACAGGGAACGGTGTGTTCACAGAAGCGAAAAACCGTGCGAAAAATGGAGAGAAAGTTTGGGTAATCGGTGTAGACCGTGATCAGCACGAAGAAGGTATGCCTGAGAACGTAACGCTTACTTCTATGGTAAAGCGCGTTGATACAGCGGTTATTGAAGTTTCCAAACAGACAATGGATGGTAATTTCCCAGGAGGACAAGTAACGGAATTCGGTCTTGAAGAAGACGGTGTAGGTATTGCTGAAACACAGGAGAACGTTTCTGAAGAAGCACTACAAAAAGTAGAAGAGTATAAAGAGCAAATCCAGAGCGGCGAATTGGAAGTGCCAAGCACTGACGAAGAGTACAAAGAATTCGAGAGCTCTCTATAA
- a CDS encoding ABC transporter ATP-binding protein, with amino-acid sequence MEYVIEMRNIRKEFPGIVANDNITLQLRKGEIHALLGENGAGKSTLMNVLFGLYQPEKGEIHVRGKKVNITDPNVANELGIGMVHQHFMLVEKFTVTENIILGNEPTAKGQVDVKKAAKDVEAISKQYGLSVDPNAKIEDISVGMQQRVEILKTLYRGADILIFDEPTAVLTPQEIKELIAIMKKLISEGKSIILITHKLKEIMEVSDRCTVIRRGVGIGTVNVADTNQDELASMMVGREVNFSIQKKPSEPTNETLEISSLVVEDARKVPAVNGMNLVVRAGEIVGIAGVDGNGQSELIEAITGLRKAKSGSIKLNGKDVTNWKPRRVTESGIGHIPQDRHKHGLVLDFSIGENMVLQTYYKRPFSRNGILNFSTIMDKAKSLIKEYDVRTPSEMTPARALSGGNQQKAIIAREIDRSPNLLIAAQPTRGLDVGAIEFIHSKLVEERDKGKAVLLISFELEEIMNVSDRIAVIYEGKIVAIVKPEETTEQELGLLMAGAKRKKAGETT; translated from the coding sequence ATGGAATACGTCATTGAAATGAGGAATATCCGTAAAGAATTTCCTGGTATTGTTGCAAACGACAATATTACGCTTCAGCTAAGAAAAGGAGAAATCCATGCCCTTCTTGGAGAAAATGGCGCTGGGAAATCAACTTTAATGAACGTGCTATTTGGTCTCTATCAACCTGAAAAAGGTGAAATTCACGTTCGAGGTAAAAAGGTAAATATCACAGATCCCAATGTGGCAAATGAGCTTGGGATTGGGATGGTTCACCAACACTTTATGCTTGTTGAAAAATTCACAGTTACTGAGAACATTATCTTAGGGAACGAACCGACTGCTAAAGGTCAGGTTGACGTTAAGAAAGCCGCAAAAGATGTTGAAGCGATATCGAAGCAGTATGGTTTGTCGGTAGATCCGAATGCAAAAATTGAAGATATCTCCGTAGGGATGCAGCAGCGTGTGGAAATTCTAAAAACGCTTTATCGCGGTGCAGATATTTTGATTTTTGATGAACCAACTGCTGTACTAACTCCACAGGAAATCAAAGAGCTTATAGCGATCATGAAAAAGCTGATTTCAGAAGGCAAATCAATTATTCTGATCACTCATAAATTAAAAGAAATTATGGAAGTAAGCGATCGATGTACCGTTATTCGTCGAGGTGTAGGTATCGGAACAGTGAATGTTGCGGATACGAATCAAGATGAACTAGCATCGATGATGGTCGGACGTGAAGTGAACTTTTCAATTCAGAAAAAACCTTCAGAGCCTACTAATGAAACGCTTGAAATTAGTAGTCTAGTCGTAGAAGATGCGCGAAAAGTTCCTGCTGTGAATGGTATGAACTTAGTGGTGCGTGCAGGTGAGATTGTTGGCATAGCAGGTGTCGATGGAAACGGACAATCTGAGTTAATTGAGGCTATTACAGGGTTACGTAAAGCGAAGTCAGGGAGCATTAAACTGAATGGAAAAGACGTAACAAACTGGAAACCGCGACGTGTCACTGAAAGCGGTATCGGACATATTCCCCAGGACAGGCATAAGCACGGGCTTGTTTTAGATTTTTCGATTGGCGAAAATATGGTTCTTCAGACCTATTATAAAAGACCTTTCTCAAGAAATGGCATTTTAAACTTTTCTACGATTATGGATAAAGCAAAATCGTTAATTAAAGAGTATGATGTGCGTACCCCAAGTGAGATGACACCTGCAAGGGCCCTTTCTGGTGGTAATCAGCAGAAGGCGATTATTGCGCGTGAAATCGATCGTAGTCCGAATCTATTGATTGCAGCTCAACCAACACGCGGGCTTGATGTTGGGGCAATTGAGTTTATTCACTCGAAACTAGTTGAAGAGCGCGACAAAGGAAAAGCGGTTCTTCTAATTTCCTTTGAACTGGAAGAGATTATGAATGTAAGTGATCGCATCGCCGTGATTTATGAAGGGAAAATTGTTGCCATTGTAAAGCCGGAAGAAACGACAGAGCAAGAGCTTGGTCTTTTAATGGCTGGCGCAAAGCGCAAAAAGGCTGGTGAGACAACATGA
- a CDS encoding ABC transporter permease, which produces MKLLKGKWASITVPLLSVALGLLVGGIIMLVSGYNPIVAYAALFNGIFSNTYVLGETVRQMTPLILSGLAVAFAFRTGLFNIGVEGQLLVGWLASVYIGLQFEGLSPVVHIPLAIIAAAMAGAIWAFVPGFLKAKYQVHEVITTIMMNYVALHVVNAIIRTYLLAPGERTDQINASASLQSPFLETITDFSRLHYGFVVAIIGAIIMWFLLWKTTTGYELRSVGFNKYASEYAGINVQRNIVLSMVISGAFAGAAGAMEGLGTYGYMTVMADFTGVGFDGIAVALLGANGALGVVLASALFGGLKIGALNMQSVAQVPTQLVEIVIAMIIFFVASSYLIHWISNRVSKRGKI; this is translated from the coding sequence ATGAAGTTATTAAAAGGGAAATGGGCGAGCATTACTGTACCGTTGCTTTCGGTAGCTCTTGGATTACTCGTCGGTGGGATCATCATGCTTGTGAGTGGCTACAATCCCATTGTAGCGTATGCAGCGCTGTTTAACGGGATTTTCTCAAACACGTACGTGTTAGGTGAAACAGTTCGGCAGATGACTCCGCTCATTTTGTCGGGGTTAGCCGTGGCTTTTGCTTTTCGTACAGGGCTTTTTAATATTGGAGTAGAAGGGCAGCTGCTTGTCGGCTGGCTAGCATCTGTTTATATCGGGCTTCAATTTGAAGGGTTAAGTCCTGTAGTTCATATTCCTCTTGCAATTATTGCAGCAGCAATGGCTGGAGCGATTTGGGCCTTTGTACCTGGATTCTTGAAAGCAAAGTATCAAGTTCATGAGGTTATTACAACGATTATGATGAACTACGTTGCGCTTCATGTCGTTAACGCGATAATTCGGACGTATTTACTCGCTCCTGGTGAGCGAACGGATCAAATTAATGCTTCAGCATCGCTTCAATCGCCGTTCTTAGAAACGATTACTGATTTCTCACGTCTTCACTACGGTTTTGTTGTGGCGATTATTGGAGCGATTATTATGTGGTTCCTTCTATGGAAAACGACGACAGGGTATGAACTACGCTCGGTTGGATTTAACAAATATGCGTCAGAATATGCTGGAATCAATGTGCAACGAAACATCGTTCTTTCTATGGTCATTTCGGGTGCATTTGCTGGAGCAGCAGGAGCGATGGAAGGGCTTGGAACGTACGGTTATATGACCGTTATGGCTGACTTTACTGGCGTTGGATTTGACGGAATCGCAGTTGCGCTTTTAGGTGCAAATGGGGCGCTTGGTGTTGTCCTTGCTTCTGCACTGTTTGGTGGGCTTAAAATTGGTGCGCTTAATATGCAGTCAGTTGCACAGGTGCCAACACAGCTTGTTGAAATCGTGATTGCCATGATTATTTTCTTTGTCGCATCCAGTTACTTGATTCACTGGATCAGCAACAGGGTGAGCAAAAGGGGGAAAATTTAA